The Methanobrevibacter ruminantium genomic sequence CATTTCTAGTAATCTCTAAAGCTTCATCAACAGTCATGCCCTTAGCAATTTCAGTTATCATACTGCTTGTAGCTATTGCAGCACCGCAACCGAAAGTTTCAAATTTTATATCTTGAATCACTTCATTGTCATCCACATCAATGTAAATGGTCATTAAATCTCCACAAGTAGGGTTCCCAACAGTTCCTTCACCACTTGCATTTTCAATAATACCTGAATTTCTTGGATTTGCAAAATGATCCATAACTTTTTCACTGTACATATT encodes the following:
- the nifU gene encoding Fe-S cluster assembly scaffold protein NifU — encoded protein: MYSEKVMDHFANPRNSGIIENASGEGTVGNPTCGDLMTIYIDVDDNEVIQDIKFETFGCGAAIATSSMITEIAKGMTVDEALEITRNDVADALDGLPPIKMHCSNLAADALTEAIKDYKSKKSE